In Nocardioides faecalis, the following proteins share a genomic window:
- a CDS encoding fibronectin type III domain-containing protein: MKNTLGRMGPRRISLASMAVAVAAVGCLNPITAGSVANAAPASTPAAEQAAAAEPTYFAPLADSETTWRYLATGVDPSPTGDPNAWAQPGYDDSAWPSGKGGFGAKWADVETPNFDSGMVARTVLPMRPGGGDNIPTYFFRADVQVTPEHLATGEDIRFDGYVDDGAVIFVNGVEVQRHNVEAGTPNVAYQTGFGAELAFTIPAERFRAGANTIAVRLHQDRASSSDIWFSLDHLGGELPPPPAGPEVGAPSRVILTPTDAPETSQSFTWLAGAPDVSTGKVQLRVGDGAVRTVNAASQGTAVNQANPHFSATVRGLKPGTEYTYRVGNADAWSEWKSFTTADPDVDEFEYVYYGDAQIGLDSTWPSVVELAQEKAPDSIGSVHAGDLIDTSSNDTQWSNWFKGMEESAATTNIFAAPGNHEYSGDRLLQSWKAHFEYPDNQPNTATIGDLAQRAVGDTDVARQYQAYFDHWSNFAHETVYYSDYQGVRFITINATTDSTFLKPDNLPACSGADCPSAGVAALWVEYQAAWLDHILSDSPSKWNVVTFHQPVYSASAGRNEPHLRNAWVPVFQKHNIDLVQMGHDHVYARGYNNDDRTGVDGVTDGPVYIVQNSGAKHYNLETDAKNVWTNNGATQVRKGEDFSSFAVVKVTDDQLHYTSYIAERTASATTDVPVGGVWDEFVVTKHDDGRKVVTEAGAPIPEFEDLTPAPEIVEQSPTSIEGRAGDTLTLSVTARGEGPLSYQWQRTPVGKDAWTDIVNQDKSTLVLEDLRAGTARFAYRVAVTAGTRTVHSAPISVRVTGLPAAPDRKVASKVSVGKTVARANRRAAVVVRPSVSGKVRVSVRVAGKTLTRTVTVRQGRKATVRLGKLPRRANGLAVVTVRLTPKDTQRYVASSKVKVVRVKR, encoded by the coding sequence ATGAAGAACACCCTGGGCCGGATGGGTCCTCGGCGCATCTCCCTGGCGTCGATGGCTGTCGCCGTGGCGGCCGTCGGCTGCCTCAACCCGATCACCGCTGGCAGCGTCGCGAACGCCGCGCCCGCCAGCACGCCCGCCGCTGAGCAGGCGGCGGCCGCCGAGCCGACGTACTTCGCTCCGCTCGCCGACTCCGAGACCACGTGGCGCTACCTCGCCACCGGCGTCGACCCGTCCCCGACCGGCGACCCCAACGCCTGGGCGCAGCCCGGGTACGACGACTCCGCCTGGCCGAGCGGCAAGGGCGGCTTCGGTGCGAAGTGGGCCGACGTCGAGACGCCCAACTTCGACAGCGGGATGGTCGCCCGGACGGTGCTACCGATGCGGCCCGGCGGCGGCGACAACATCCCGACGTACTTCTTCCGCGCAGACGTCCAGGTCACCCCCGAGCACCTCGCGACCGGCGAGGACATCCGCTTCGACGGCTACGTCGACGACGGCGCGGTCATCTTCGTCAACGGCGTCGAGGTCCAGCGCCACAACGTCGAGGCGGGCACGCCGAACGTCGCCTACCAGACCGGGTTCGGGGCAGAGCTCGCCTTCACGATCCCCGCCGAGCGGTTCCGCGCCGGTGCCAACACGATCGCCGTACGGCTGCACCAGGACCGGGCGAGCAGCTCCGACATCTGGTTCTCCCTCGACCACCTCGGCGGCGAGCTGCCCCCGCCGCCCGCGGGCCCGGAGGTCGGTGCGCCCAGCCGCGTCATCCTCACCCCCACCGATGCGCCCGAGACCTCGCAGAGCTTCACCTGGCTCGCGGGCGCCCCCGACGTCAGCACCGGCAAGGTGCAGCTGCGTGTCGGCGACGGCGCGGTCCGCACGGTCAACGCGGCCAGCCAGGGCACCGCGGTCAACCAGGCCAACCCGCACTTCTCCGCCACCGTCCGCGGCCTGAAGCCCGGCACCGAATACACCTACCGCGTCGGCAACGCCGACGCATGGAGCGAGTGGAAGAGCTTCACCACCGCCGACCCGGACGTCGACGAGTTCGAGTACGTCTACTACGGCGACGCGCAGATCGGGCTCGACTCCACCTGGCCCTCGGTCGTGGAGCTCGCCCAGGAGAAGGCACCCGACTCCATCGGCTCCGTGCACGCCGGCGACCTGATCGACACCTCCAGCAACGACACCCAGTGGTCCAACTGGTTCAAGGGCATGGAGGAGTCCGCCGCGACGACCAACATCTTCGCCGCGCCCGGCAACCACGAGTACTCCGGCGACCGGCTGCTGCAGTCGTGGAAGGCGCACTTCGAGTACCCCGACAACCAGCCGAACACCGCCACCATCGGCGACCTCGCCCAGCGTGCGGTCGGCGACACCGACGTCGCGCGGCAGTACCAGGCGTACTTCGACCACTGGTCGAACTTCGCCCACGAGACCGTCTACTACAGCGACTACCAGGGCGTCCGGTTCATCACCATCAACGCCACCACCGACTCCACCTTCCTCAAGCCCGACAACCTGCCCGCGTGCAGCGGCGCCGACTGCCCCTCGGCAGGCGTCGCGGCGCTGTGGGTGGAGTACCAGGCCGCCTGGCTCGACCACATCCTCAGCGACTCCCCGTCGAAGTGGAACGTGGTCACCTTCCACCAGCCGGTCTACTCCGCCTCCGCCGGCCGCAACGAGCCCCACCTGCGCAACGCCTGGGTGCCGGTCTTCCAGAAGCACAACATCGACCTGGTGCAGATGGGCCACGACCACGTCTACGCCCGCGGCTACAACAACGACGACCGGACCGGCGTCGACGGCGTGACCGACGGCCCCGTCTACATCGTGCAGAACTCCGGTGCCAAGCACTACAACCTGGAGACCGACGCCAAGAACGTGTGGACCAACAACGGCGCCACCCAGGTCCGCAAGGGCGAGGACTTCTCCAGCTTCGCCGTCGTGAAGGTCACCGACGACCAGCTGCACTACACCTCCTACATCGCCGAGCGCACCGCCTCGGCCACCACCGACGTCCCTGTCGGTGGGGTGTGGGACGAGTTCGTGGTCACCAAGCACGACGACGGCCGCAAGGTCGTCACCGAGGCCGGCGCCCCCATCCCCGAGTTCGAGGACCTCACCCCGGCGCCGGAGATCGTCGAGCAGTCCCCGACCTCGATCGAGGGCCGCGCGGGCGACACCCTGACCCTGTCCGTGACCGCTCGCGGTGAGGGTCCGCTGTCCTACCAGTGGCAGCGCACCCCGGTCGGCAAGGACGCCTGGACCGACATCGTCAACCAGGACAAGTCCACGCTGGTGCTCGAGGACCTGCGGGCCGGCACCGCCCGCTTCGCCTACCGCGTCGCCGTCACCGCCGGCACCCGCACGGTGCACTCCGCGCCCATCTCGGTGCGGGTGACCGGGCTGCCTGCTGCTCCCGATCGCAAGGTCGCGTCCAAGGTGAGCGTGGGCAAGACGGTCGCCCGGGCGAACCGGCGCGCCGCGGTCGTCGTACGGCCCAGCGTGAGCGGGAAGGTGCGGGTGAGCGTGCGCGTCGCCGGCAAGACCCTCACCCGCACGGTCACGGTGCGCCAGGGCCGCAAGGCCACCGTCCGGCTCGGCAAGCTGCCGCGGCGGGCCAACGGGTTGGCGGTCGTCACGGTCCGGCTCACGCCCAAGGACACCCAGCGGTACGTCGCCTCGTCCAAGGTGAAGGTCGTGCGGGTCAAGCGCTGA
- a CDS encoding RNA-directed DNA polymerase: protein MRIPAAVLAEVDYRAAVIDELTARNRYLPPPLADRALLGHLEDLVGRLQARMRRDFHPAPQDSVLARKAARGSRPLPYVALEDRFIYRALVNVVVGRLPVIPDRGDYDEFAHSPLEVEGCNYVLKADVAAYYQYIDHERLIDEVVAQTGDDLAITAVVELLQGGTGRQFGLPQMNDRSDVLGDLYVDPIRRSLVRRGYAAARYADDFRVACADYNEALEALEHIERSAFELGLVLNEAKTGTPGRETYEDSRTEVRRAEQRLFDEQAIQGITIEEFFASVAGVYSDDDDEDLVDVVIDDVTEESRRLPGIEHDESDSTEESAARLEPTSDQLDVAARVVSIWRDEEARDDYGWGSHIWSTLLRKSLATLETGRDNRAVNAAIALLVHEPHLTPQVCNYLIAVGRDDAALVHGVLNELCGRDRNIVSIWQSLWVAYLAGSVSDGTRRRQRHIAWLKDQVDGAHDAVSAQAALALARRRQLTVDLGARAYDRAPESHRLTAALALAAAREANGVEEVAADQVERWLAEWARKQTWGTRRRVVRRTRLVADGPS, encoded by the coding sequence ATGAGGATTCCGGCTGCTGTTCTGGCCGAGGTGGACTACCGCGCGGCGGTGATCGACGAGCTGACCGCACGTAACCGCTACCTACCCCCACCGCTGGCAGACCGCGCGCTCCTCGGCCACCTCGAGGACCTGGTCGGTCGGCTCCAGGCCCGCATGCGTCGTGACTTTCACCCGGCACCGCAGGACAGCGTGCTGGCGCGCAAGGCTGCGAGGGGATCACGTCCGCTGCCGTACGTCGCGCTCGAGGATCGGTTCATCTATCGGGCATTGGTGAACGTGGTCGTAGGCCGACTGCCCGTGATTCCTGACCGCGGTGACTACGACGAGTTCGCTCACAGCCCACTGGAAGTCGAGGGCTGCAACTACGTTCTCAAGGCCGACGTTGCCGCCTACTACCAGTACATCGACCACGAGAGACTGATAGATGAGGTTGTCGCCCAGACCGGTGACGACCTGGCCATCACCGCGGTGGTGGAGTTGCTACAGGGTGGTACTGGTCGCCAGTTTGGGCTGCCTCAGATGAACGACCGCTCCGACGTGCTTGGTGACTTGTACGTCGACCCGATCCGTCGCAGTCTCGTGCGTCGCGGCTACGCGGCCGCCCGCTACGCCGACGACTTCCGTGTCGCCTGCGCCGACTACAACGAGGCGCTGGAGGCTCTTGAACACATCGAGCGGTCAGCGTTCGAGCTCGGGCTTGTCCTAAACGAGGCGAAGACCGGCACGCCGGGTAGGGAAACCTACGAGGATTCCCGGACCGAGGTTAGGCGCGCCGAGCAGCGTCTCTTCGACGAGCAAGCCATACAAGGCATCACTATCGAGGAGTTCTTCGCATCGGTCGCTGGGGTCTATTCCGACGACGACGACGAGGACCTCGTCGACGTTGTCATAGACGACGTCACCGAGGAGTCACGCAGGCTGCCCGGCATCGAACATGACGAGAGCGACTCGACGGAGGAGTCTGCGGCCAGGCTCGAGCCGACCAGCGACCAGCTCGACGTCGCGGCGCGGGTAGTCAGCATCTGGCGCGATGAGGAGGCCAGGGACGACTATGGGTGGGGGTCGCACATCTGGTCGACCCTGTTGCGTAAGTCCCTGGCCACGTTGGAGACAGGTCGAGATAACCGCGCGGTCAACGCCGCCATTGCACTCCTGGTCCACGAACCACACCTCACCCCGCAGGTATGCAACTACTTGATCGCAGTCGGCAGGGACGATGCGGCGCTGGTTCACGGTGTCCTTAACGAGTTGTGTGGACGCGACCGCAACATCGTCAGCATCTGGCAGTCGCTGTGGGTTGCCTACCTCGCGGGGTCGGTGTCCGACGGGACGCGTCGACGCCAGCGCCACATTGCGTGGTTGAAGGACCAGGTCGACGGAGCCCACGACGCGGTTTCAGCGCAGGCTGCTCTCGCCCTTGCTCGTAGGCGCCAGCTAACCGTCGACCTCGGCGCACGCGCATATGACCGCGCTCCGGAGTCGCACAGGCTGACCGCCGCCTTAGCCCTGGCAGCGGCCCGGGAAGCGAACGGGGTCGAGGAGGTCGCCGCCGACCAGGTCGAACGTTGGCTGGCGGAATGGGCGCGGAAGCAGACATGGGGGACTCGGCGCCGTGTCGTCCGAAGAACCCGGCTGGTTGCTGACGGACCGTCATGA
- a CDS encoding uroporphyrinogen-III synthase, protein MSELPLAGFRIGVTAARRAEEQVALLERRGAEVLHAPVLSVDPNRIDETALLAATKDVLAQPVDIFVATTGIGVRSWFAAAERWGLAGDLAAHLGGAEILARGPKSVGALRRLGLRELWSPESEEFDDVLRHLRGRDLAGRRIVVQEHGQSLSMAAHALRRLGAEVTTVAVYRVESATDPEPMFGLIEQIAAREVHAVTFTAAPAIAAMMQAAASTGHRDEVVTAFQADVIASCVGPVTAAAFEMWGVPSIYPDRSRLAAMVKQLEAELPSRASGTSLEVAGHTLLLHGGDVLLDGVEVKLSPAPYAVLQALLVNPGTVVSRRDLLAALPSRTAGSEHAVEMAVARLRAALGTRCVETVVKRGYRLAVRV, encoded by the coding sequence GTGAGCGAACTCCCCCTCGCCGGCTTCCGGATCGGCGTCACCGCAGCCCGGCGTGCCGAGGAGCAGGTCGCGCTGCTGGAGCGTCGCGGCGCGGAGGTGTTGCACGCACCGGTGCTGTCGGTGGACCCGAACCGGATCGACGAGACGGCGCTGCTGGCGGCGACGAAGGACGTGCTGGCGCAGCCGGTCGACATCTTCGTGGCGACGACGGGGATCGGGGTGAGGTCGTGGTTCGCCGCAGCGGAGCGGTGGGGCCTGGCCGGGGACCTGGCCGCGCACCTGGGCGGCGCGGAGATCCTGGCGCGCGGGCCGAAGAGCGTGGGCGCGCTGCGCCGGCTGGGGCTGCGCGAGCTGTGGTCGCCGGAGTCGGAGGAGTTCGACGACGTGCTGCGCCACCTGCGTGGCCGGGACCTGGCCGGGCGCCGGATCGTGGTGCAGGAGCACGGCCAGTCGCTGTCGATGGCCGCGCACGCGCTGCGCCGGCTGGGTGCGGAGGTCACCACGGTGGCGGTGTACCGGGTGGAGAGCGCGACCGACCCCGAGCCCATGTTCGGCCTGATCGAGCAGATCGCGGCGCGCGAGGTGCACGCGGTGACGTTCACCGCCGCTCCCGCGATCGCGGCGATGATGCAGGCCGCCGCCTCGACCGGGCACCGCGACGAGGTGGTCACCGCCTTCCAGGCCGACGTGATCGCCTCGTGTGTGGGCCCGGTGACCGCGGCCGCGTTCGAGATGTGGGGCGTGCCCTCGATCTACCCCGACCGCTCCCGGCTGGCGGCGATGGTCAAGCAGCTGGAGGCCGAGCTGCCGTCGCGGGCGAGCGGTACGTCGCTGGAGGTCGCCGGCCACACCCTGCTGCTGCATGGCGGCGACGTGCTGCTCGACGGCGTCGAGGTGAAGCTGTCGCCCGCTCCCTATGCGGTCCTGCAGGCGCTGCTGGTCAACCCCGGCACCGTGGTCTCCCGCCGCGACCTGCTCGCTGCCCTGCCCTCGCGCACCGCGGGCTCGGAGCACGCGGTGGAGATGGCCGTGGCGCGGCTGCGGGCTGCGCTGGGGACACGCTGCGTGGAGACCGTCGTGAAGCGCGGCTACCGCCTGGCCGTCCGGGTGTAG
- a CDS encoding class I SAM-dependent methyltransferase produces MDLRSVRDAYSSKSQQYVDLFDGDWDADKADATFIRRHLAGSEGPVLDLGCGPGHWTADLHQRGVQVTGIDVVPEFISHARANHPGPEFRLDSMTDLNLAANSIAGILSWYSTIHVPPADLDGVLAEFRRLLAPSGTLVLGFFDSDDEVASFDHAVHTAYRWPCDLMVRRVTEAGFAEVERLQREFAKRPGRKYAAVAARAV; encoded by the coding sequence GTGGATCTCCGCTCGGTGCGCGACGCCTACTCGTCGAAATCGCAGCAGTACGTCGACCTGTTCGACGGGGACTGGGACGCGGACAAGGCCGACGCGACGTTCATCCGGCGGCACCTCGCCGGTAGCGAAGGCCCCGTGCTCGACCTCGGCTGCGGACCCGGGCACTGGACTGCCGATCTGCACCAGCGCGGCGTCCAAGTCACCGGCATTGACGTGGTGCCGGAGTTCATCAGCCATGCTCGCGCCAACCATCCCGGCCCGGAATTCCGACTGGACTCAATGACCGACCTGAACCTAGCGGCCAACTCCATAGCAGGCATCCTCAGTTGGTACTCAACGATCCACGTTCCCCCGGCAGACCTGGACGGCGTGCTCGCCGAGTTCCGCCGCCTCCTTGCCCCGTCCGGCACGCTGGTCCTCGGGTTCTTTGACAGTGACGACGAGGTCGCCTCGTTCGACCACGCTGTCCACACCGCGTACCGCTGGCCGTGTGACCTGATGGTGCGACGCGTTACCGAGGCTGGATTCGCCGAGGTGGAGCGCCTACAACGGGAGTTCGCAAAGCGCCCGGGTCGGAAGTACGCCGCCGTCGCCGCGCGGGCAGTTTGA
- a CDS encoding dsDNA nuclease domain-containing protein produces MSVEDGGRRSRRGFAYQDAVTLMECLNLGTLYTSVGFEAEDDIICTLDDRIIYRQVKTRENAEAHSAARVCRPEVKGKVETSILGRLFSGKDEPVGEVTFCVVLNEPPAQTLWGFKHEGPCGTTLADQKSRQDVANKLTALPLPDWAPDIDFLVERLEVQVLPRTADDLEKDIIGLLEDPVTKQIGQKPLLDELAKIAELLLSKVAREARRRVARSWTAGEFWKMFADVVTQATGESANGTLPLVPLAEKLDAAGLDDEEIQRSFQELESLRRKIRSAIGAEKVRYKELNREVFAICQRVAAHRRAGKVQPGPAAFSAVVDALDTDIDGTLGTSADRMATLSDVTYRCQNRYV; encoded by the coding sequence GTGAGTGTTGAGGACGGCGGCCGGCGTAGCCGGCGGGGATTCGCGTATCAGGACGCGGTCACGCTCATGGAGTGCCTGAACCTCGGAACCCTCTACACCTCGGTCGGTTTCGAAGCCGAAGACGACATCATCTGCACGCTAGACGACCGCATCATCTATCGCCAAGTGAAGACGCGCGAGAACGCCGAAGCACACAGTGCCGCACGGGTGTGCCGACCCGAAGTCAAGGGCAAGGTCGAGACCAGCATTCTGGGACGACTATTTAGCGGTAAGGACGAGCCGGTAGGCGAGGTCACCTTCTGCGTCGTGCTGAACGAACCGCCCGCGCAAACCCTCTGGGGGTTCAAACACGAGGGACCGTGCGGAACGACACTAGCCGATCAGAAGTCTCGCCAAGACGTAGCAAACAAGCTCACCGCCCTGCCCTTGCCCGACTGGGCACCAGACATCGACTTCCTTGTCGAACGCCTCGAAGTGCAGGTCCTTCCGCGTACTGCGGATGACCTCGAGAAGGACATCATCGGCCTGCTGGAGGACCCTGTCACCAAACAGATAGGCCAGAAGCCGCTCCTCGATGAGCTTGCCAAGATCGCCGAGTTGCTCCTGAGCAAGGTCGCGCGTGAAGCGCGCCGACGCGTTGCTCGTTCCTGGACGGCAGGCGAGTTCTGGAAGATGTTCGCGGACGTTGTAACGCAGGCGACCGGGGAGTCGGCCAACGGCACCCTGCCTCTCGTCCCACTCGCTGAAAAACTGGATGCGGCTGGTCTTGATGATGAGGAGATACAACGTTCGTTCCAGGAACTGGAGTCACTCAGGCGAAAGATCCGATCGGCGATCGGGGCAGAGAAGGTCCGATACAAGGAACTGAACCGCGAGGTATTCGCGATCTGCCAGCGCGTCGCAGCCCATCGTCGCGCCGGAAAGGTCCAGCCAGGGCCAGCAGCGTTCAGCGCCGTAGTCGATGCCCTCGACACTGATATTGATGGCACGCTAGGGACAAGCGCCGACAGAATGGCAACGCTCTCTGACGTGACCTACCGCTGTCAGAACCGGTACGTGTGA
- a CDS encoding sirohydrochlorin chelatase yields MPRLVTVAHGTRTAVGNVVARELTALAGERLGIEAIASYVELSEPLFADVLREPYDGESVAVPLLLSTGYHVRVDLPEAVAGAADPARVRLARPFGPDPLLAQAQVARLLEAGAEVGQPVTMVAAGSSDPAALDDLGVAASLLAEAWGSPVRFATLGGLGPRPAEVVQPGDAVSSYLLATGFFHRKLVAEAKEFGADVVADVIGPHPLAVGLLVRRTSRAS; encoded by the coding sequence GTGCCTCGCCTCGTCACCGTCGCCCACGGCACCCGCACGGCCGTTGGGAACGTGGTCGCGCGCGAGCTCACCGCTCTGGCTGGCGAGCGTCTGGGGATTGAAGCGATCGCCTCGTACGTCGAGCTCTCCGAGCCGCTCTTCGCCGACGTGCTTCGCGAGCCCTATGACGGGGAGAGCGTGGCTGTGCCGTTGTTGCTCTCGACGGGCTATCACGTGCGGGTGGACCTGCCGGAGGCTGTGGCGGGGGCGGCAGATCCTGCGCGGGTGCGGCTGGCCCGGCCGTTCGGGCCGGATCCGTTGTTGGCTCAGGCGCAGGTGGCGCGGCTGCTGGAAGCAGGGGCTGAGGTTGGTCAGCCGGTGACGATGGTGGCTGCCGGCTCGTCCGATCCTGCCGCGTTGGATGACCTTGGGGTTGCGGCTTCTTTGTTGGCGGAGGCGTGGGGCTCGCCGGTGCGGTTCGCGACGCTCGGTGGGTTGGGACCGCGACCCGCGGAGGTCGTGCAGCCGGGGGATGCGGTGTCGTCGTACCTGTTGGCGACAGGGTTCTTCCACCGCAAGCTCGTCGCTGAGGCGAAGGAGTTCGGGGCCGATGTCGTCGCCGACGTCATTGGCCCGCACCCCCTCGCCGTCGGCCTCCTCGTACGACGCACTTCTAGGGCTTCGTGA
- a CDS encoding mismatch-specific DNA-glycosylase gives MLPDLLRPGLSVVFCGTAVATASAERGHYYSGRGNKFWQLLHESGFTPFRLTPEDDASLPSFGVGITDLVKTVAQSHDRGLDFGGAPTVAGHIIAAAPQWVAFNGLTAGRAASRQLGLGRPKEVGLGEQPWAIGPSRVFVVPNSSGAHATMPFADKLHWWTMFRRLVR, from the coding sequence GTGCTACCTGATCTCCTTCGCCCTGGGCTAAGCGTCGTGTTCTGCGGGACAGCGGTTGCTACGGCTTCCGCGGAGCGCGGTCACTACTACTCGGGTAGAGGCAACAAGTTCTGGCAGCTCCTCCACGAGTCCGGCTTCACTCCCTTCCGCCTCACCCCCGAGGACGACGCCTCACTCCCCTCCTTTGGCGTCGGCATTACCGACCTCGTCAAGACCGTCGCCCAGAGTCACGACCGCGGCCTTGACTTCGGTGGAGCGCCGACGGTGGCCGGCCACATCATCGCGGCTGCACCGCAGTGGGTCGCGTTCAACGGATTGACCGCCGGGCGGGCTGCCTCACGCCAGCTTGGCCTTGGACGCCCAAAGGAGGTCGGTCTCGGCGAGCAGCCGTGGGCGATCGGTCCCAGTCGAGTGTTCGTCGTCCCGAACAGCAGCGGGGCGCATGCGACGATGCCGTTCGCGGACAAACTCCATTGGTGGACGATGTTCCGTCGGTTGGTTCGCTAA
- a CDS encoding endonuclease — MASTLGTLDPAHPRRRQLGSPYAATSVAVVAVVVSLLAALVVLRPAPADAASPITVASAISSNSGTQTVRGYVVGQPTATNTVVTSNYPNDYALAIADSATETSTSRMLYIQIPSAHRSAWGLRSNPDLKGVRIDVTGSLGAYFSHAGMTGTTAFALASGSTPAPTPTATPTSPTPTADPGSYYAPVAGKTGAALHDALHDLIDEQTKISYSTVWDALKVTDADPANSANVLTFYSGVSMPKSANGGNTGNWNREHVWPQSHGDFGTSIGPGTDLHHLRPEVVSVNSTRSNKDFDNGGSAVSGCPDCWTDSDSFEPRDAVKGDVARMVFYMAVRYEGDDGFADLEVNDTVNGTTRYLGRLSVLKAWHQSDPPDARERQRNEVIYTTYQRNRNPFIDHPEWVASIWGS, encoded by the coding sequence ATGGCATCCACTCTCGGGACCCTCGATCCTGCCCACCCACGACGCCGGCAGCTCGGCTCGCCGTACGCCGCGACCTCGGTCGCCGTCGTCGCCGTCGTCGTCAGCCTGCTCGCCGCGCTGGTGGTGCTGCGGCCCGCCCCGGCCGACGCGGCCTCGCCGATCACCGTCGCCAGCGCGATCTCCAGCAACTCCGGCACCCAGACCGTGCGCGGGTACGTCGTCGGGCAGCCGACGGCGACCAACACCGTGGTCACCAGCAACTACCCCAACGACTACGCACTCGCGATCGCCGACTCGGCGACGGAGACCAGCACCTCGCGGATGCTCTACATCCAGATCCCCTCGGCGCACCGGTCCGCCTGGGGGCTGCGCAGCAACCCGGACCTGAAGGGCGTGCGGATCGACGTCACCGGCAGCCTGGGCGCCTACTTCTCCCACGCCGGGATGACCGGCACCACGGCGTTCGCACTCGCCTCCGGTTCGACGCCCGCCCCGACCCCGACCGCCACGCCGACCAGCCCGACGCCGACGGCCGACCCCGGCAGCTACTACGCCCCGGTTGCCGGCAAGACCGGCGCCGCCCTGCATGACGCGCTCCACGACCTGATCGACGAGCAGACCAAGATCTCCTACTCCACCGTCTGGGACGCGCTGAAGGTCACCGACGCCGACCCGGCCAACTCCGCGAACGTGCTCACCTTCTACTCCGGCGTCTCGATGCCGAAGTCGGCCAACGGCGGCAACACCGGGAACTGGAACCGTGAGCACGTCTGGCCCCAGAGCCACGGCGACTTCGGCACCTCGATCGGCCCGGGCACCGACCTGCACCACCTGCGCCCCGAGGTCGTCTCGGTGAACAGCACCCGCAGCAACAAGGACTTCGACAACGGCGGCTCCGCGGTCTCCGGCTGCCCCGACTGCTGGACCGACTCCGACTCCTTCGAGCCCCGCGACGCCGTCAAGGGCGACGTCGCGCGGATGGTCTTCTACATGGCGGTCCGCTACGAGGGCGACGACGGCTTCGCCGACCTCGAGGTCAACGACACCGTCAACGGCACCACGCGCTACCTCGGTCGGCTCTCGGTGCTGAAAGCCTGGCACCAGTCCGACCCGCCGGACGCGCGCGAGCGGCAGCGCAACGAGGTCATCTACACGACCTACCAGCGCAACCGGAACCCGTTCATCGACCACCCGGAGTGGGTCGCCTCGATCTGGGGGTCCTGA